DNA from Gammaproteobacteria bacterium:
CTTGATCGCCATCCGTATTGGTTCCGACTTGCCGCGCCAGTCGGATGCCATACCAAAGCGCAGACTGTCGGTTACTGGTGAGCCAAGGCAGGCCAAACGGATTACGAACAAGCGCGGAAAACGCTGGCCCAGCCACACGGAAAAGCGTTTCAACCGGCCTTGCACCGTGGCGTCTAATCGATAATCGGTCAAGAAATACGGGAAGACACCGACCCGCCGATCATTGCACCAAACCGCCAGATAGCCGGTGTCGAAATGCTCAATACCGGCCTCGGCGAACGCCAGATGATAGGCGTAGCCTTCGAGATCGCCGGAGAAGAGTTCCATCCAGGCCGGATCGTCCAGGTCGCTTCTCGAAAAGCACTCGTCGGTGACACGCCAGACCTCTTCCATATGCAATTCCATACCGTTTCACGCGTCTGCTTCATTCAGAGTTAGGAGTTACGCAGTTAAAAAATAGGAAGTCATTCTGCGCGAAGCGAAGCGGAGTCGTAGAATCCAACTACATAGATTCTGCGACTCCGGTCGCTAACGCGACCTCCGCGTAGAATGAGAAAAAAACTCAATCCTGTAGAGTTACAAATTCAACTGCGTAACTCCTAACATAATTTGAATCATTTAATTAAATATTGAGGATACACCCAAGTAATGCTTTAAGTGAGTAGCTGGTCACCATAAACTTACTTGCGAACGCATATAGCTGATAGGCTCTTTGAAAGTCGTTCGACTTCCTTCTTTGCGGCCATACACGTTTCCTCGGTCGTGAACTCCTGCATTGCTACACCGTGACACACATTACCGGACAGACATAGCTCACCTTTCGATACAGCGGCGGTTATAAAAAATACGATCAGGACGTACATCGCGTTCTCCTATCAAACGAGTTTTCAGTAGATGAAAACTTGATGGTCAAAATTTTTCTTTTCTTCCACGTCCCTGGAAATGTAAATCTCTTAGAGGGTTATATTCCCCGCCGCTTGCGGCGTACGAAAATACAGTGTCTGATAAGGCACTGTAAAACGAAGGTGAGCCGCATAGCGTGCGAACCGTAGTGCAAAAATACCCCGCCGCTTGCGGCGGGGTTGTTTATTTATGTTCAATCATGCTTACCCCTTGCACATAAAACTCTTTGATTCTATTAACTATTAACAACATTCTTGGCACAAACTCCTAAGCTAGCATTGGTTGAATCGTTTGAACAAATCTCTTACCTTCTGAACGGAGCTAGCTTGACCAAAAAAGAAAGTTACTTCATTTTGATCAAACTTAGTCTGAAAAAATACGAAACAACTTTCTGTTAAAAAATCCTCGAATTCGTCTGCAACTATTAAGTCGTAACATTTAAGGACCGTCCCATATTCCGGGCTATCATAAACGTCTGTAGCAATAACTGTATTCATGGTGAATTACTCAATATCTTTAACTCTTCCGGTGTGGGGTCTCGCTTGTAACCTTTGCTTCCCGGTTGAGCATTTGGAAATTTAACTTTATCCAATGTTCCAGGTGGTGCATTTAAGTGAGTATTCGGAACATATTCTTTGACACGCTTCGGCGAGATATCGATAACAGAACCATCGGGTTTAGTAATACGAACAGCATTTTCGCCAGACCGCGTAGTACGAAATTCTTTTTTATCTGATTGGTAACTGTCTTTCACATTAGCTTTATACTCGGAAATTTGGCTTCCTCCTGATGATTCTAATTTCTTCAGAAAAAGATTATAAGATGATACTCCAACAACAGAAGATCCATGCTCTACAACGGAAATTCCTTGAACCGCTCCTATGGGTGCGAAAGCGCATCCTCCTCCCGCTGTAGCTAAACAAAAAGCAGTAGCCCCACCAATTTCAAAACCGCCTGTTAGTATCTCACCTATTCCTTGACTGAAAGATACAGCATCACCTACGTTCTGACCCCATGTATATACCGAGTCATCTTCACGATGATTTCTTCCAATACCAAGGAACTGATTAGAAAGATAAGCATTTATAAATCCATCACTAAATTTTTCTGCG
Protein-coding regions in this window:
- a CDS encoding hypothetical protein (Evidence 5 : Unknown function) — its product is MNINKQPRRKRRGIFALRFARYAAHLRFTVPYQTLYFRTPQAAGNITL
- a CDS encoding conserved hypothetical protein (Evidence 4 : Unknown function but conserved in other organisms) gives rise to the protein MNTVIATDVYDSPEYGTVLKCYDLIVADEFEDFLTESCFVFFQTKFDQNEVTFFFGQASSVQKVRDLFKRFNQC